A single region of the Pontimicrobium sp. SW4 genome encodes:
- the gap gene encoding type I glyceraldehyde-3-phosphate dehydrogenase — protein MSKVKIGINGFGRIGRIVLRETIKRADIDVVAINDLLDVDHLAYLLKYDSVHGNFDGNIQVKDGHLVINGKTVRVTAERDPRNLKWNEVDVDVVAECTGIFTTLETANYHIEAGAKKVAISAPSKDAPMFVMGVNHKSISDSDVIVSNASCTTNCLAPIAKVLHDNFGIEEALMTTIHAATATQLTVDGPSRKNYRLGRSALNNIIPSTTGAAKAVGKVIPELNGKLTGMAFRVPTVDVSVVDLTVRLQKDTSYEAIKEAFKKAADGELKGVLKYVDEPVVSQDFVGESHSSNFDAQAGIELNSKFFKVVSWYDNEYGYSAKLVDLIQYIHNL, from the coding sequence ATGTCAAAAGTAAAAATTGGGATTAACGGATTTGGTCGAATTGGAAGAATTGTTTTAAGAGAAACAATAAAGAGAGCAGACATTGATGTAGTAGCTATAAACGATTTGCTAGATGTTGACCATTTAGCATACTTATTAAAATACGATTCAGTACATGGTAATTTTGATGGAAACATTCAAGTTAAAGATGGTCATCTAGTTATTAACGGAAAAACGGTAAGAGTTACAGCCGAAAGAGACCCTCGAAATCTTAAATGGAACGAGGTGGATGTAGATGTTGTTGCTGAGTGTACGGGAATTTTCACCACTCTAGAAACTGCAAATTATCATATTGAAGCTGGCGCTAAAAAAGTGGCTATTTCTGCACCTTCAAAAGATGCACCTATGTTTGTAATGGGCGTAAATCATAAAAGTATTAGCGACTCAGATGTGATTGTATCTAATGCATCATGTACAACTAATTGTTTAGCGCCTATAGCTAAAGTATTACATGATAATTTTGGTATAGAAGAAGCATTAATGACAACCATTCATGCTGCAACTGCAACACAATTAACGGTTGATGGTCCATCAAGAAAAAATTATCGCTTAGGCCGTTCAGCTTTAAATAATATTATTCCATCAACAACTGGAGCAGCCAAGGCTGTTGGAAAAGTAATACCAGAACTTAATGGAAAACTTACAGGAATGGCATTTCGTGTTCCAACTGTAGATGTGTCTGTAGTTGATCTTACGGTGAGATTGCAAAAAGATACTAGTTATGAGGCGATTAAGGAAGCCTTTAAAAAGGCAGCAGATGGAGAACTTAAAGGTGTTTTAAAATATGTAGACGAACCAGTAGTTTCGCAAGATTTTGTTGGTGAATCACATTCAAGTAACTTTGATGCTCAAGCTGGAATCGAATTAAATTCTAAGTTCTTTAAAGTAGTATCGTGGTACGATAATGAGTATGGGTATTCTGCTAAATTGGTAGATTTAATCCAATACATTCATAATCTATAA
- a CDS encoding N-acetylglucosamine kinase, protein MIFIVDSGSTKCDWLAIDNTGNQLLEKQRTKGMNPAILSEKKLYKTIKKNEVLDQVKNDVTHIFFYGAGCGTERPRQLLEDVLHNFFSNAKAEVREDTYAAVYSTVGINLEPAVVCILGTGSNCSYFNGTSVEQKVKSLGYSVMDDASGNYFGRQLIRDYYFNHMPQHLKVSLAEKHNMDSDFIKYNLYKQPNPNAYLASFAEFMFLNKDSEYIVNVIKEGIRLFAKNMILQYKDVLNTVPVHFAGSIAYFSQEEIKEVASDMGFTVGNFERRPIEGLVHYHSNQLS, encoded by the coding sequence ATGATTTTTATAGTTGATAGTGGCTCTACAAAATGTGATTGGTTAGCAATTGATAATACTGGAAATCAATTGTTGGAAAAGCAACGTACTAAAGGAATGAATCCTGCAATTTTAAGCGAGAAAAAACTCTATAAAACCATAAAGAAAAACGAAGTTTTAGACCAAGTAAAAAACGATGTAACACATATCTTTTTTTATGGAGCAGGTTGTGGTACAGAAAGACCTAGACAATTATTAGAAGATGTACTTCATAACTTTTTCTCTAATGCAAAAGCCGAAGTAAGAGAAGATACTTATGCAGCTGTCTATTCAACAGTTGGAATTAATTTAGAACCAGCAGTAGTTTGTATTTTGGGTACTGGTTCCAATTGCAGTTATTTTAATGGTACAAGTGTAGAACAAAAAGTGAAATCTTTAGGCTATTCTGTAATGGATGATGCTTCTGGTAATTATTTTGGAAGACAACTTATAAGAGACTATTATTTTAACCATATGCCACAGCATTTAAAAGTATCGCTTGCTGAAAAACACAACATGGATTCCGATTTTATAAAATACAATCTCTATAAACAACCAAATCCAAATGCTTATTTGGCATCTTTTGCGGAATTTATGTTTCTTAATAAAGATTCAGAGTATATTGTAAATGTTATAAAAGAAGGAATTCGTTTGTTTGCTAAAAACATGATTTTGCAATATAAAGATGTATTAAATACTGTTCCTGTACATTTTGCAGGCTCCATTGCTTATTTCTCGCAAGAAGAGATAAAAGAAGTTGCTAGTGACATGGGATTCACAGTCGGTAATTTTGAACGTCGTCCTATTGAAGGATTAGTACACTACCATAGTAATCAATTATCTTAG
- a CDS encoding N-acetylmuramoyl-L-alanine amidase, producing the protein MKTNLKYLLVSFFFIFSSYAFPQKSTDKFVVVLDAGHGGKDPGRPTKFDTEKNVALSVVLKIGKELEKHKNIEVIYTRKTDVFVELRERAAIANRADADLFVSVHCNAHNTQAYGTETYVLSVGNTDRNIEIAKAENEVIFLEDNYEKHYEGYDPNSPESIIGLTLLQEDYVEQSILLASMVEKNFKNKLNRKSRGVKQIPLWVMHNTYMPSVLIETGFLTNKHEGKYLSSKKGQQEISKSIYESILMYIETVNENNGFEIIANTDNDNTTINSSITFKVQIAAGARKLETKPYNFNGLRGITSESIGNGYKYFYGETSNYEDIKRHKQEALEKGYTSCFIVAYKNGVRIDVNEALKTISN; encoded by the coding sequence ATGAAAACGAATCTGAAATACCTTTTAGTATCTTTTTTCTTTATATTTTCCTCCTATGCGTTTCCTCAAAAATCAACCGATAAATTTGTGGTTGTACTTGATGCTGGACATGGAGGCAAAGACCCTGGTAGACCTACAAAGTTTGATACCGAAAAGAATGTAGCTTTAAGTGTTGTGTTGAAAATAGGTAAAGAACTTGAAAAGCATAAAAACATAGAAGTTATTTATACTCGAAAAACTGATGTTTTTGTTGAGTTAAGAGAACGAGCAGCAATAGCGAATAGGGCTGATGCCGATTTATTTGTTTCAGTGCATTGTAACGCTCATAATACTCAGGCTTATGGAACTGAGACTTATGTGCTCAGCGTTGGTAATACTGATAGAAATATAGAAATTGCTAAAGCAGAAAACGAAGTAATATTTTTAGAAGATAATTACGAAAAACATTACGAAGGTTACGACCCAAACTCACCAGAGTCTATTATTGGCTTGACATTATTACAAGAAGACTATGTAGAGCAAAGTATTTTATTGGCTAGCATGGTAGAGAAAAATTTCAAAAATAAATTAAACAGAAAGAGTAGAGGTGTTAAGCAAATTCCTCTTTGGGTTATGCATAATACGTACATGCCAAGTGTTTTAATCGAAACTGGATTTCTAACCAATAAGCATGAAGGAAAATATTTAAGTTCAAAAAAGGGACAGCAAGAAATTTCGAAATCGATTTATGAGTCAATTTTGATGTATATAGAAACCGTAAACGAAAACAATGGTTTTGAAATTATAGCTAATACCGATAATGATAATACAACTATTAATTCTAGTATTACATTCAAAGTTCAAATAGCAGCTGGAGCTAGAAAGTTAGAAACAAAGCCTTATAATTTTAATGGTTTAAGAGGTATAACCTCTGAAAGTATTGGTAATGGATATAAATACTTTTATGGTGAAACTTCTAATTATGAAGACATAAAAAGACACAAACAAGAAGCTTTAGAAAAAGGATATACTAGCTGTTTTATTGTGGCTTATAAAAATGGTGTACGTATAGATGTTAATGAGGCTTTAAAAACTATTTCAAATTAA
- a CDS encoding RDD family protein, with protein MENEFAKVMSERTNEELIKIVMVERERYNPTAIEAAESEIEKRKIDTNEFEKIKEQAIVEKEQKQKVDSNVVGSGIRFLNLIIDSIVWYILIVLVFFIVGLLFPTYIINNNFTVVIINLILIFGAFFVYHSIMEIKFQKTLGKFVTKTKVVKINGEKPTNEDIVTRTFCRLIPFDRISFLFVKNGIHDFLSKTKVVKDTAE; from the coding sequence TTGGAAAACGAGTTTGCAAAAGTGATGTCTGAAAGGACAAACGAGGAATTAATTAAGATTGTAATGGTAGAGAGAGAAAGGTATAACCCGACTGCAATCGAAGCTGCCGAATCTGAAATTGAAAAGCGGAAAATAGACACAAACGAGTTTGAAAAAATAAAAGAACAAGCAATTGTCGAGAAAGAACAAAAACAAAAAGTTGACTCAAATGTAGTTGGATCGGGAATTAGATTTTTGAATTTAATAATTGACTCAATTGTTTGGTATATATTAATTGTTCTCGTTTTTTTTATTGTTGGTTTATTGTTTCCAACTTATATCATAAACAACAACTTTACTGTTGTAATAATTAATTTGATTTTAATATTTGGGGCTTTTTTTGTTTATCATTCAATTATGGAAATCAAGTTTCAAAAAACTCTTGGAAAATTTGTAACAAAGACTAAAGTTGTTAAAATAAATGGAGAGAAGCCGACTAATGAAGATATAGTTACTCGGACTTTTTGTAGACTAATTCCATTTGACCGAATTTCATTTTTGTTTGTTAAGAACGGAATTCACGATTTTTTATCGAAGACTAAAGTTGTAAAAGATACAGCGGAATAA
- the pfkA gene encoding 6-phosphofructokinase has protein sequence MAKKIKRIGVMTSGGDAPGMNAAIRAVVRACAYYNIECIGIYRGYDGIIEGDFKPMNARSVKGIINKGGTILKSARSDDFRTKEGRKKAYESLTNAGVDALVTIGGDGTFTGALIFNEEYNFPVIGIPGTIDNDIFGTTHTLGYDTALNTVVEAIDKIRDTASSHNRLFFIEVMGRDAGHIALNAGVGAGAEEVLIPEEDLGLDRLLESLNRSKQSGKSSSIVVVAEGDKIGKNVFELKDYVDEHMSYYDVRVSVLGHMQRGGSPSCFDRVLASRMGVKAVETLLEDKTNFMVGLLNNQMELTPLEQAIKGKSTINLELLRVSDIMTI, from the coding sequence ATGGCAAAAAAAATCAAAAGAATAGGAGTGATGACTTCTGGAGGAGATGCTCCAGGAATGAATGCTGCAATTAGAGCTGTTGTTAGAGCTTGTGCTTATTATAATATTGAATGTATTGGTATTTATAGAGGTTATGATGGCATTATTGAAGGAGATTTTAAACCTATGAACGCTCGTAGTGTAAAAGGCATTATAAATAAAGGCGGAACGATTTTAAAATCTGCACGTTCTGATGATTTTAGAACTAAAGAAGGTCGAAAAAAAGCGTATGAAAGCTTAACGAATGCTGGAGTTGATGCTTTAGTTACTATTGGTGGTGACGGAACATTTACTGGAGCACTTATTTTTAATGAAGAATATAACTTCCCTGTTATTGGAATTCCTGGAACTATCGATAACGATATTTTTGGTACAACACATACTCTAGGTTACGATACGGCTTTAAATACTGTGGTTGAAGCTATCGATAAAATTAGGGATACTGCAAGTTCTCATAACCGCTTATTTTTTATTGAAGTAATGGGAAGAGATGCTGGACATATAGCACTAAACGCTGGTGTTGGAGCTGGAGCTGAGGAAGTATTAATTCCTGAAGAGGATTTAGGATTAGACAGACTTTTAGAATCTTTAAATCGAAGTAAACAATCTGGAAAATCATCAAGTATCGTAGTTGTCGCCGAAGGTGATAAAATTGGCAAAAACGTATTCGAATTAAAAGACTATGTCGATGAGCACATGTCTTACTATGATGTTCGCGTATCTGTTTTAGGTCATATGCAACGAGGTGGAAGCCCTTCTTGTTTCGATCGTGTTTTAGCAAGTAGAATGGGAGTGAAAGCGGTAGAAACTTTACTTGAAGACAAAACCAATTTTATGGTAGGGCTACTTAACAATCAAATGGAATTAACACCTTTAGAACAAGCAATTAAAGGAAAATCAACAATAAATTTAGAATTATTGCGTGTGTCAGATATCATGACAATATAA
- a CDS encoding MlaD family protein: protein MKITREVKTAVLVISGLLLIIYLFNYLKGENLLDSSRTFYAVYDNVEGLATSAPVTISGNVVGKVQEIVFTEDGSGKLQLKLMVDNDFQFSKNSKAEIYETGLIGGKAIAIVLANDGSETAVDGDFLQGTIKAGLTELVNQKLTPLQGKIENVMVSADSLLKNINDVFDEKTKTNLKSSVSSLNETILSFKNTSKSINSLIADNKGKLDSTITSFESTSANLASITDDMAKANLGQTITELQTTINSFKNILSSIEKGEGSMGKLLKEDALYNNIEGATKELEELLKDIKLHPKRYFRILSKKEIPYKEN, encoded by the coding sequence TTGAAGATCACTAGAGAAGTAAAAACAGCAGTCTTAGTCATCAGTGGGTTGTTACTAATTATATATCTATTTAACTATTTAAAAGGTGAAAACCTCTTAGATTCTTCCCGTACATTTTACGCAGTTTATGATAATGTTGAAGGTTTAGCGACATCAGCACCTGTGACTATTAGCGGTAATGTTGTTGGAAAAGTTCAAGAAATTGTATTTACAGAAGATGGTTCAGGAAAGCTTCAGTTAAAGCTTATGGTTGATAATGATTTTCAATTTTCTAAGAATAGTAAAGCAGAAATCTATGAGACTGGCCTTATTGGAGGTAAAGCAATAGCTATTGTACTTGCAAACGATGGGTCGGAAACTGCAGTTGATGGCGATTTTCTTCAAGGCACAATTAAAGCAGGTTTAACAGAATTGGTAAATCAAAAGCTAACGCCATTGCAAGGAAAAATTGAAAATGTCATGGTAAGTGCCGATTCACTTTTAAAGAATATTAATGATGTGTTTGATGAAAAAACGAAAACGAACTTAAAGAGTAGTGTTTCTAGTTTAAACGAAACAATACTATCTTTTAAAAACACATCTAAATCAATCAATAGTTTAATTGCAGATAATAAAGGAAAACTAGACAGTACTATTACTAGTTTTGAAAGTACTTCGGCAAATTTAGCATCAATAACCGATGACATGGCTAAAGCAAATCTAGGACAAACTATTACGGAATTGCAAACAACTATTAATAGCTTTAAAAACATATTGTCAAGTATCGAAAAGGGTGAAGGCTCTATGGGTAAACTATTAAAAGAAGATGCTTTATATAATAATATTGAGGGAGCTACCAAAGAGCTAGAAGAGTTATTGAAAGATATAAAGTTACATCCAAAACGTTATTTTAGAATCCTATCTAAAAAGGAAATTCCATATAAGGAGAATTAA
- a CDS encoding (Fe-S)-binding protein — translation MNYLPNILFAIALVIGIGYFVRNVQKLIRNIKLGKDVDVSDNKSQRLRNMVNIALGQSKMARRPIAGFLHIIVYVGFVIINIEVLEIIIDGLFGTHRIFSGIGSLYGVLIGSFEILAVLVLVSVIVFWLRRNIIKLKRFWNSEMTSWPKNDANYILYFEMVLMSLFLIMNATDTSFQAMDSGNIISQYIAPWFSGFSENSLHLVERTAWWIHILGILVFLNYLYFSKHLHILLAFPNTYYASTKPKGQLDNLESVTKEVMLMMDPNADPFAAPEDTETDDVPEKFGARDVTDLNWTQLLSAYTCTECGRCTSSCPANLTGKKLSPRKIMMDTRDRLEEVGKNIDANKGEFKDDGKQLLGDYITKEELWACTTCNACVEECPISISPLSIIMDMRRYLVMEESAAPVELNNMMTNIENNGAPWPYNQMDRLNWKDE, via the coding sequence ATGAATTATTTACCAAACATACTTTTTGCAATTGCATTGGTTATTGGTATAGGTTATTTTGTTAGAAACGTTCAAAAACTCATTCGTAATATTAAACTAGGAAAAGATGTTGATGTTAGCGATAATAAATCGCAGCGTTTAAGAAACATGGTAAATATTGCGCTCGGACAGAGTAAAATGGCACGTCGTCCAATAGCTGGTTTTTTGCATATAATTGTATATGTTGGGTTTGTTATTATCAATATTGAAGTACTGGAAATAATAATTGATGGCCTATTTGGCACACACCGTATTTTTTCTGGAATTGGTAGCCTATATGGTGTTTTAATTGGAAGTTTTGAAATTCTAGCAGTATTGGTTTTAGTATCTGTAATAGTGTTTTGGTTAAGAAGAAATATTATAAAACTAAAGCGCTTTTGGAATAGTGAAATGACTAGTTGGCCAAAGAATGATGCTAATTACATTTTGTATTTTGAAATGGTGTTGATGTCTTTGTTTTTGATTATGAATGCAACTGACACTTCATTTCAAGCAATGGACTCAGGAAACATTATAAGTCAATATATTGCTCCGTGGTTTAGCGGATTTTCTGAAAACAGCTTACACTTAGTTGAAAGGACCGCATGGTGGATTCATATATTAGGTATACTAGTATTTTTAAACTACTTATATTTTTCTAAACACTTGCATATATTGTTAGCATTCCCTAACACCTATTATGCAAGTACAAAGCCTAAGGGACAATTAGATAATTTAGAATCTGTGACTAAGGAAGTGATGCTCATGATGGATCCAAATGCAGATCCTTTTGCAGCGCCTGAAGACACAGAAACCGATGATGTCCCAGAAAAATTTGGAGCAAGAGATGTCACTGATTTAAACTGGACGCAATTACTAAGCGCATATACATGCACCGAATGTGGGCGTTGTACCTCATCTTGCCCTGCGAATTTGACAGGAAAAAAATTATCTCCTCGTAAAATCATGATGGATACAAGGGATAGATTGGAAGAAGTTGGTAAAAACATAGATGCTAATAAAGGCGAGTTTAAGGATGATGGAAAGCAATTATTAGGCGATTATATCACTAAAGAAGAACTTTGGGCATGTACCACTTGTAACGCATGTGTTGAAGAGTGTCCTATAAGTATTAGTCCTTTATCTATTATCATGGATATGAGACGTTATTTGGTGATGGAAGAATCTGCAGCACCTGTCGAATTAAATAATATGATGACCAATATTGAAAACAATGGTGCGCCATGGCCTTATAATCAAATGGATAGGCTAAATTGGAAGGACGAATAA
- a CDS encoding RidA family protein, producing the protein MKQIITTSKAPAPIGPYNQAVLSGNTLFTSGQIAFNPETNELVLDNITDETKQVMENMKEVLAAAGMTFENVVKTSIFISDMNDFGAINAVYGSYFNEATAPARETVQVACLPKNVNVEISMIAVK; encoded by the coding sequence ATGAAACAAATTATTACTACTAGCAAAGCCCCTGCACCAATAGGACCATACAATCAAGCAGTTTTAAGTGGAAATACACTTTTTACATCTGGACAAATAGCGTTTAACCCAGAAACTAACGAGTTAGTTTTAGACAATATTACCGATGAAACCAAACAAGTTATGGAAAACATGAAAGAAGTATTAGCAGCTGCTGGAATGACCTTTGAAAATGTTGTAAAAACCTCAATTTTTATTAGCGACATGAACGACTTTGGAGCTATTAATGCTGTGTATGGGTCATATTTTAATGAAGCGACTGCACCTGCTCGCGAAACTGTACAAGTAGCTTGTTTACCAAAAAATGTGAATGTAGAAATTAGTATGATAGCGGTGAAGTAG
- a CDS encoding putative LPS assembly protein LptD gives MAIQKPSHTFTKIHLKALRTNIFQILFALSFTVLINTFSYAQDIPPKKEKIKPIVARDTIPIKIDSLKTRNAESNILVNDTIKLDSIPNKPKLLKDIVKYSASGYTSITRKDQKITLYDNAQINYEDMEITAGIIVIDYEKNEVYAGRLKDSLGNYTQAPIFKQGSDVVEPDSIRFNFDTQKALIFNSRTEQSGGYIIAETTKKENDSVYFIDRGKFTTSKDLENPEYYFLMRKAKIVPGKKVVTGLTNMFIADVPTPIGLPFAYFPLTQKRTSGVIFPSFGEQNSRGYFVQNGGYYFAVSDYFDLALLGDYYTNGSYGMRIESNYAVRYKFRGNLSFRYENLISSERGFPDYSKSAIYNLRWSHSQDGKANPSSRFSASVNLGSSRYYQQSINQLNASNYLNNTLSSSVSYSKTFQGEPQVNVSLTANHSQNTNTQTINMTLPTFQGSIGRVFPFAPRIGAKKGIIQNINLQYNTRAENRIQTTDSLFFKKEMFEDAKVGMQHSIPISTNFKVFNYLSLSASANFQETWTLNTIEKSFNQATQKTVITEKNGFDSFRTYNFSASIGTTLYGMFEFGEDKKIQAIRHVMRPSISYNISPAFDQYYDTYEVISADGLTSTEADYTRFEQSIFGSPTNNYSSAIGISVSNNFEAKIRDRDSTVVEPKKITLINNLNFSTSYNLAGDSLKWSPVRVNGGFKLLKDMTVNFGATLDPYALDSNNIKIDEFNINNGGSLFRLTSANLTTGYSFSSNDSEKDDNTSNSRSQQESLRSGGRDDDLFGKPQDFADKSFNNNEDDSEAQKPSDLYRYKIPWNIRLAYAINYSNTRRQNEIASHSLMFSGDIEISPRWTLGASSGYDLKNKGITYTQLRFERDLESWRMNFSWIPFSANKQWNFFIGIKSSILQDIKYEKRRQRDRDL, from the coding sequence TTGGCAATTCAAAAACCGAGCCATACTTTTACAAAAATACATCTAAAAGCGTTGCGAACAAACATCTTTCAAATACTTTTTGCTTTAAGTTTTACAGTGCTTATAAACACTTTTAGCTACGCTCAAGATATTCCTCCAAAAAAGGAAAAAATAAAACCTATTGTAGCAAGAGATACTATTCCTATAAAAATAGACAGTTTAAAAACTAGAAATGCAGAATCTAACATTCTAGTAAACGATACTATTAAATTAGACAGTATCCCAAATAAGCCCAAACTTTTAAAAGATATTGTAAAATACAGTGCGTCTGGTTATACATCTATTACTAGAAAAGATCAAAAAATCACCTTATATGATAATGCCCAGATTAATTATGAGGATATGGAAATTACCGCAGGTATCATTGTAATTGACTATGAAAAAAATGAAGTGTATGCAGGTAGATTAAAAGATTCATTAGGCAATTACACTCAAGCTCCTATTTTTAAGCAAGGTAGTGATGTTGTTGAGCCTGATTCTATCCGTTTTAATTTTGATACTCAAAAAGCTTTAATATTTAATTCCAGAACTGAGCAAAGTGGAGGTTATATAATTGCTGAAACTACGAAAAAAGAAAATGACTCTGTCTATTTTATAGATCGTGGAAAATTTACAACCTCAAAAGATCTTGAAAATCCAGAATACTATTTTTTAATGCGAAAAGCGAAAATAGTTCCTGGCAAAAAAGTGGTAACTGGCTTAACAAATATGTTTATAGCAGATGTGCCAACACCTATTGGCTTACCTTTTGCTTATTTCCCTCTAACTCAAAAACGAACGTCAGGTGTGATTTTTCCATCGTTTGGAGAACAAAATAGTCGTGGTTATTTTGTGCAAAATGGTGGTTACTATTTTGCTGTAAGCGATTATTTTGATTTGGCTTTATTAGGAGATTATTATACCAATGGTAGTTATGGTATGCGTATAGAGAGCAACTATGCTGTACGCTATAAATTTAGAGGCAACCTAAGTTTTAGGTATGAAAACTTAATTAGTAGTGAGCGAGGTTTTCCAGACTACTCAAAAAGTGCTATTTATAACTTACGTTGGTCACATAGTCAAGATGGGAAAGCAAATCCAAGCTCTAGATTTTCGGCTTCTGTAAACCTTGGTAGTAGTCGCTATTATCAACAATCTATCAATCAATTAAATGCTTCAAATTATTTAAATAATACCTTATCATCATCTGTATCATATTCCAAAACATTTCAAGGTGAACCTCAAGTAAATGTTAGCCTTACTGCCAATCATTCGCAAAATACAAATACTCAAACCATTAATATGACGCTTCCTACATTTCAAGGAAGTATTGGTCGTGTATTCCCTTTTGCTCCTAGGATTGGTGCGAAAAAAGGGATTATTCAAAATATAAACTTGCAATATAATACTAGAGCCGAAAACAGAATTCAAACTACCGATTCGTTATTCTTTAAAAAAGAAATGTTTGAAGATGCCAAAGTAGGTATGCAACATAGTATTCCAATAAGTACCAACTTTAAAGTATTTAATTATTTAAGCTTAAGCGCTTCGGCTAATTTTCAAGAAACTTGGACGCTTAATACGATAGAAAAATCTTTCAACCAAGCGACACAAAAAACAGTAATTACCGAAAAGAATGGATTTGACTCTTTTAGAACATATAATTTTAGTGCCAGCATAGGCACGACGCTTTATGGTATGTTTGAATTTGGAGAGGATAAAAAAATTCAAGCTATTAGGCATGTTATGAGACCATCTATTAGCTATAATATTTCTCCAGCTTTTGACCAATATTATGATACTTACGAAGTGATAAGTGCAGATGGACTTACCTCCACTGAAGCTGATTATACCCGTTTTGAACAATCAATTTTTGGAAGTCCAACCAATAACTATTCCAGTGCTATAGGTATTTCTGTTAGTAACAATTTTGAAGCAAAAATACGAGATAGAGATAGTACTGTTGTAGAGCCTAAAAAAATTACACTTATTAATAACTTAAACTTCTCTACCTCATACAATCTTGCTGGTGATTCGTTAAAATGGAGCCCTGTTAGAGTTAATGGTGGCTTCAAATTGCTTAAAGATATGACCGTGAATTTTGGTGCCACATTAGATCCTTATGCACTTGATAGTAACAATATTAAAATTGATGAATTCAATATAAATAATGGCGGAAGTCTATTTAGGCTAACAAGCGCCAATTTAACTACTGGTTATTCATTTTCTAGTAATGATTCTGAAAAAGATGACAATACAAGCAATAGTAGATCTCAACAGGAATCGTTGCGTAGTGGTGGACGTGATGATGATTTATTTGGAAAACCTCAAGATTTTGCCGATAAATCATTTAATAATAATGAGGATGACTCCGAAGCTCAAAAACCAAGCGACCTTTATAGATATAAAATTCCTTGGAACATTCGGTTGGCTTACGCTATAAATTACAGTAACACACGTAGACAAAACGAAATTGCGTCGCACTCGTTGATGTTCTCTGGAGATATAGAGATTTCTCCGCGTTGGACGCTAGGAGCGTCTTCTGGTTACGATTTAAAAAATAAAGGTATTACTTATACGCAATTACGTTTTGAGCGTGATTTAGAAAGTTGGCGAATGAATTTTTCTTGGATTCCATTTAGCGCCAATAAACAATGGAATTTCTTTATAGGTATTAAGTCTAGTATCTTACAAGATATTAAATACGAAAAGCGAAGACAACGCGATAGAGATTTATAA